In Kryptolebias marmoratus isolate JLee-2015 linkage group LG11, ASM164957v2, whole genome shotgun sequence, the following proteins share a genomic window:
- the LOC108229894 gene encoding glucoside xylosyltransferase 1-like isoform X2 gives MRCYLHAFLLCVAFAFFSLLYVFSQLAATLEDRDEWRRVDDGAPRGSGHDTGRILRKTPGLAGLGDREGGLDSERSGSDAEQHKDERSHLAVVACGSRLEETLTMLKSALLFSRKPLHFYIFAEDELHDGFRDALDLWPRTFQAKFTFTIYPITFPKENAKEWKKLFKPCASQRLFLPLILKEVDSLLYVDTDILFLQPVENIWALLSHFNANHLAAMAPEHEEPRIGWYNRFARHPYYGKTGINSGVMLMNMTRIREKFFKNDMTAFPLKWEEILMPLLQKYKLNITWGDQDLLNIIFYHNPESLYVFPCQWNYRPDHCIYGSNCQQAEQEGVFILHGNRGVYHNDKQPAFRAVYEAIKKHPFGENMETSLLQPLEASLLTTTNSYCGRASHLFTKRLKQSISSVQREKTMERTSR, from the exons ATGCGATGCTACCTTCACGCATTCCTCCTGTGCGTGGCCTTCGCCTTCTTCTCGTTGCTGTACGTGTTCAGTCAGCTAGCCGCCACCTTGGAGGACCGGGACGAGTGGCGACGAGTCGACGACGGGGCACCCAGAGGGAGCGGTCACGACACCGGGCGCATTCTCAGGAAAACACCGGGGCTGGCAGGCCTCGGAGACCGCGAAGGGGGACTGGACAG TGAGAGATCAGGCTCTGATGCCGAACAACATAAAGATGAGCGGAGTCACCTGGCCGTGGTGGCCTGTGGCTCCAGACTGGAGGAGACTCTCACCATGTTGAAGTCCGCATTGCTCTTCAGCAGAAAGCCACTGCACTTCTACATCTTCGCTGAGGACGAGCTACACGACGGCTTCAGAGACGCA CTGGATTTATGGCCAAGGACATTTCAAGCAAAATTCACTTTCACCATCTATCCAATCACATTTCCGAAGGAGAATGCTAAAGAGTGGAAAAAGCTCTTTAAGCCTTGTGCCTCTCAGAGGCTCTTCCTCCCA CTAATCCTAAAGGAAGTGGACTCTCTGCTCTATGTGGACACAGACATTCTCTTTCTGCAGCCAGTAGAAAACATCTGGGCCCTGCTTTCTCATTTCAACGCGAACCACTTGGCTGCCATGGCTCCGGAGCACGAGGAGCCTCGGATTGGATGGTACAACCGTTTTGCCCGCCACCCTTACTATGGCAAGACAGGCATCAACTCTGGGGTCATGCTCATGAACATGACAAGAATCAGAGAAAAATTcttcaag AATGACATGACGGCTTTTCCGCTGAAGTGGGAGGAAATTTTGATGCCTCTTCTCCAAAAGTATAAACTCAATATCACCTGGGGTGACCAGGACCTTCTTAATATCATATTTTATCACAACCCAG AAAGCCTGTACGTGTTTCCCTGCCAGTGGAACTACCGTCCGGACCACTGTATCTATGGCAGCAATTGTCAACAGGCTGAACAAGAGGGTGTCTTTAttctccatggtaacagaggaGTTTATCACAATGACAAGCAGCCAGCTTTTCGAGCTGTCTACGAGGCCATCAAAAAG CACCCCTTCGGCGAGAACATGGAGACGTCGCTGCTTCAGCCGCTGGAAGCGTCGTTGCTGACGACCACAAACTCGTACTGTGGCAGAGCGAGTCACCTGTTTACCAAGAGGCTAAAGCAGAGCATCAGTTCTGTTCAGCGAGAGAAGACGATGGAGCGCACCAGCAGATAA
- the LOC108229894 gene encoding glucoside xylosyltransferase 1-like isoform X1, which translates to MRCYLHAFLLCVAFAFFSLLYVFSQLAATLEDRDEWRRVDDGAPRGSGHDTGRILRKTPGLAGLGDREGGLDRCKSLSVSYWKPYWRLPADVCGVNCLLESSLSERSGSDAEQHKDERSHLAVVACGSRLEETLTMLKSALLFSRKPLHFYIFAEDELHDGFRDALDLWPRTFQAKFTFTIYPITFPKENAKEWKKLFKPCASQRLFLPLILKEVDSLLYVDTDILFLQPVENIWALLSHFNANHLAAMAPEHEEPRIGWYNRFARHPYYGKTGINSGVMLMNMTRIREKFFKNDMTAFPLKWEEILMPLLQKYKLNITWGDQDLLNIIFYHNPESLYVFPCQWNYRPDHCIYGSNCQQAEQEGVFILHGNRGVYHNDKQPAFRAVYEAIKKHPFGENMETSLLQPLEASLLTTTNSYCGRASHLFTKRLKQSISSVQREKTMERTSR; encoded by the exons ATGCGATGCTACCTTCACGCATTCCTCCTGTGCGTGGCCTTCGCCTTCTTCTCGTTGCTGTACGTGTTCAGTCAGCTAGCCGCCACCTTGGAGGACCGGGACGAGTGGCGACGAGTCGACGACGGGGCACCCAGAGGGAGCGGTCACGACACCGGGCGCATTCTCAGGAAAACACCGGGGCTGGCAGGCCTCGGAGACCGCGAAGGGGGACTGGACAG gTGTAAATCACTGTCAGTTTCTTACTGGAAACCGTATTGGAGACTGCCAGCTGATGTTTGTGGAGTGAACTGCTTATTGGAGTCATCTCTTAG TGAGAGATCAGGCTCTGATGCCGAACAACATAAAGATGAGCGGAGTCACCTGGCCGTGGTGGCCTGTGGCTCCAGACTGGAGGAGACTCTCACCATGTTGAAGTCCGCATTGCTCTTCAGCAGAAAGCCACTGCACTTCTACATCTTCGCTGAGGACGAGCTACACGACGGCTTCAGAGACGCA CTGGATTTATGGCCAAGGACATTTCAAGCAAAATTCACTTTCACCATCTATCCAATCACATTTCCGAAGGAGAATGCTAAAGAGTGGAAAAAGCTCTTTAAGCCTTGTGCCTCTCAGAGGCTCTTCCTCCCA CTAATCCTAAAGGAAGTGGACTCTCTGCTCTATGTGGACACAGACATTCTCTTTCTGCAGCCAGTAGAAAACATCTGGGCCCTGCTTTCTCATTTCAACGCGAACCACTTGGCTGCCATGGCTCCGGAGCACGAGGAGCCTCGGATTGGATGGTACAACCGTTTTGCCCGCCACCCTTACTATGGCAAGACAGGCATCAACTCTGGGGTCATGCTCATGAACATGACAAGAATCAGAGAAAAATTcttcaag AATGACATGACGGCTTTTCCGCTGAAGTGGGAGGAAATTTTGATGCCTCTTCTCCAAAAGTATAAACTCAATATCACCTGGGGTGACCAGGACCTTCTTAATATCATATTTTATCACAACCCAG AAAGCCTGTACGTGTTTCCCTGCCAGTGGAACTACCGTCCGGACCACTGTATCTATGGCAGCAATTGTCAACAGGCTGAACAAGAGGGTGTCTTTAttctccatggtaacagaggaGTTTATCACAATGACAAGCAGCCAGCTTTTCGAGCTGTCTACGAGGCCATCAAAAAG CACCCCTTCGGCGAGAACATGGAGACGTCGCTGCTTCAGCCGCTGGAAGCGTCGTTGCTGACGACCACAAACTCGTACTGTGGCAGAGCGAGTCACCTGTTTACCAAGAGGCTAAAGCAGAGCATCAGTTCTGTTCAGCGAGAGAAGACGATGGAGCGCACCAGCAGATAA